The genomic segment TCTCGATTTCGAGGACGAGATCACGAAGGGCGCCTGCGTCACGCACGCCGGCGAGATCCGTTTCGGCCCCGCCCGACAGGCGCTCGGCCTGTCGCCGCTCACCGCCCCCGCCACGTCCCAGTGAGGTGACATGGGTCCTCTGCTGATCGGTCTCTACGTCTTCGTGCTGGCCATGCTGGTCGGCTTCGAGGTGATCACCAAGGTGCCGCCGACGCTCCACACGCCTCTCATGTCCGGCGCCAACGCCATCTCGGGCATCACGCTCATCGGCGCGCTCGCCGTCGCC from the Gemmatimonadota bacterium genome contains:
- a CDS encoding NAD(P) transhydrogenase subunit alpha, yielding MGPLLIGLYVFVLAMLVGFEVITKVPPTLHTPLMSGANAISGITLIGALAVASTADSPLLTGLAVAAIVMATINVVGGFMVTDRMLQMFKRR